A window of Bradyrhizobium diazoefficiens genomic DNA:
CGGTGCGGAATCTTTGCAATATCCAGACCCATCTCGACGCCGGCGAGCGTGCCCATCAGCATCAGATCGTTGAAATGGCCGATATGGCCAATGCGGAACACCTTGCCCTTGACCTTGTTCAGGCCGGTGCCGAGCGACATGTCGAAGTTTTCCAGCACCACCTTGCGGAAGGCGTCGGCGTCGTATCCATCCGGCACACGCACGCCGGTCAGCGCCGGCGAGTGCGCGGCAGGATCGGCGCACTGGGTCTCCAGGCCCCAGACCTTGGCCGCGGCACGCGTTGCCGCGCTATGGCGGTTATGGCGGGCCCAGACGTTCTCCAGCCCCTCCTCCTCCAGCATCTTGACCGCTTCACGCAGGCCATAGAGCAGGTTCGTCGCGGGGGTATAGGGAAAGGTGCCGAGCTTGTTGAAGCTGATCACTTCCTGCCAATCCCAGTAAGAGCGCATGCCGGGGTTAGCCTTGGCAACAGCGAGCGCCTTCTCCGAGACGGCGTTGAAGCCGAGACCCGGCGGCAGCATCAACCCCTTCTGGGAGCCCGCGACAGAGACGTCGATGCCCCAAGCATCGTGCTCATATTCCATCGAGCCGAGGCCGGAGATGGTGTCGACCATCAGCAGCGCCGGATGCTTGACGCGGTCGAGCAGCTTGCGCACCTCCAGCGGCGGCGTCACGCAGCCGGTCGAGGTCTCGTTGTGCACGACGCAGACCGCCTTGATCGTGTGCTGCTTGTCGGCGCCAAGGCGCTTCTCGATCTCGGCGAGGTCGGCGCCATGGCGCCA
This region includes:
- a CDS encoding aminotransferase class V-fold PLP-dependent enzyme codes for the protein MTVHTGRHFLQIPGPTNVPDRVLRAMDMPTLDHRGPEFAELGFAVLASMQRVFRTKQPVIIFPSSGTGAWEAAMVNVFSPGDKVLMCETGQFAVLWRGIADKFKLDVDFIPSDWRHGADLAEIEKRLGADKQHTIKAVCVVHNETSTGCVTPPLEVRKLLDRVKHPALLMVDTISGLGSMEYEHDAWGIDVSVAGSQKGLMLPPGLGFNAVSEKALAVAKANPGMRSYWDWQEVISFNKLGTFPYTPATNLLYGLREAVKMLEEEGLENVWARHNRHSAATRAAAKVWGLETQCADPAAHSPALTGVRVPDGYDADAFRKVVLENFDMSLGTGLNKVKGKVFRIGHIGHFNDLMLMGTLAGVEMGLDIAKIPHRSGGVLAAMDVLKGRDAMPMAKAQVA